A window of Cryptomeria japonica chromosome 3, Sugi_1.0, whole genome shotgun sequence contains these coding sequences:
- the LOC131065645 gene encoding coniferyl alcohol acyltransferase — protein MLQACSHNNLVRFYSCLKMTATASSISDAYNVEIVKRDVVLPAFHLEERLLSLSNLDLAIPPVSVHVFFCYNKPSDWTFESMISLLRNSLSSALVYYYVFAGELITNSAGEPELLCNNKGVEFTQAYSATALAQVGFYDPDRTVEGKLVPLLPNSSQGKGNPVFSVQVTEFSCGGIVVGCTFDHKIADAFSGNMFFTCWAKLSKNESIDSLIPSFTKSVLRPQDPPVLSDRVYVNQTPGGKCQQIEDPSLASRIYHLNAKNIEKIQACANEHGKKYSKLEAFCAYLWNLLVHLDSQEIKHYSIGIAVDGRPCLMKMGMPANYFGNVVAFAFAEAAADDIKNKPLSWSAKIIHEAIYTTARKEYFKSLIDLVERTKTTSVSHRITDGNPSSRPVVMVSSGLRFPLYGVDYGWGKPMFASYHFPKGSEGYYVMPFPSPVEDGSWIVYMHLPLYQLNFIGSYCSGILSPITKDHLDFVF, from the exons ATGCTTCAGGCTTGCTCACACAACAATCTTGTTAGGTTTTACAGTTGTTTGAAAATGACTGCTACTGCTTCAAGCATTTCTGATGCTTATAATGTTGAAATTGTTAAAAGAGATGTTGTACTACCTGCTTTTCACTTAGAAGAACGCCTTCTTTCTTTGTCTAATTTAGATCTAGCAATTCCACCTGTATCTGTGCATGTATTTTTCTGCTATAACAAACCCTCTGATTGGACTTTTGAGTCTATGATCTCTCTTTTGAGAAATTCCCTCTCAAGTGCATTGGTGTATTATTATGTTTTTGCTGGAGAATTGATCACCAATAGTGCCGGGGAGCCAGAGCTTCTTTGCAATAACAAAGGAGTTGAATTCACACAGGCTTATTCTGCAACTGCTCTTGCTCAAGTGGGGTTCTACGATCCTGATAGAACAGTGGAGGGGAAGCTTGTTCCTTTGCTTCCAAACTCCTCCCAAGGCAAAGGCAATCCAGTATTTAGTGTTCAG GTGACAGAGTTTAGCTGTGGAGGTATAGTAGTTGGCTGTACATTTGATCACAAGATAGCAGATGCATTTTCTGGCAACATGTTCTTCACCTGTTGGGCCAAGCTTTCTAAAAACGAGTCCATTGATTCCCTAATTCCAAGCTTTACAAAATCTGTACTACGCCCTCAAGATCCCCCTGTTCTCAGTGACAGAGTCTATGTGAACCAGACTCCAGGAGGAAAATGCCAACAAATTGAAGATCCAAGTTTAGCAAGTAGAATTTATCACCTCAAtgccaaaaacattgaaaaaattcaAGCTTGTGCAAATGAACATGGCAAGAAGTACAGCAAACTGGAGGCTTTCTGTGCTTACCTGTGGAACCTACTAGTGCATCTGGATAGCCAAGAGATAAAGCACTATAGCATAGGGATAGCTGTTGATGGTCGACCATGTTTGATGAAAATGGGAATGCCAGCTAATTATTTTGGCAATGTTGTAGCCTTTGCATTTGCTGAGGCTGCTGCTGATGACATCAAGAACAAACCACTTAGTTGGAGTGCAAAAATAATTCATGAAGCTATATATACTACAGCTCGGAAAGAGTATTTTAAAAGCCTTATAGATTTGGTGGAGAGGACAAAAACAACATCGGTATCACATAGAATTACAGATGGTAATCCATCAAGTAGACCTGTGGTTATGGTGTCTTCTGGCCTACGTTTTCCCTTGTATGGTGTTGATTATGGATGGGGAAAACCCATGTTTGCAAGCTACCATTTCCCTAAAGGTAGTGAAGGTTACTATGTCATGCCTTTCCCTAGTCCTGTAGAGGATGGTAGCTGGATTGTGTACATGCATCTCCCTCTTTATCAGCTAAATTTTATTGGATCCTACTGTAGTGGC
- the LOC131065646 gene encoding uncharacterized protein LOC131065646 yields MYPGGPPPPGGGYPPPPGPPPPPGPPGDPYFFPPGGPPPPPGPPGPPPPPGMPYFPPPGPPPPPGPPGGPPPPWPVYEPPPPFAPPGPGGPPPPWGPGPRW; encoded by the coding sequence ATGTATCCAGGAGGACCACCACCTCCAGGGGGAGGTTATCCTCCTCCACCAgggccacctcctccacctgggCCTCCGGGAGACCCTTATTTTTTTCCTCCAGGAGGGCCGCCACCGCCTCCAGGGCCTCCAGGGCCACCACCACCTCCAGGTATGCCCTATTTCCCCCCTCCAGGACCACCACCACCCCCTGGCCCCCCAGGGGGACCTCCACCCCCATGGCCTGTATATGAACCTCCTCCACCTTTTGCACCTCCAGGACCTGGAGGGCCACCTCCACCATGGGGACCTGGTCCTCGTTGGTAG